In one Umezawaea sp. Da 62-37 genomic region, the following are encoded:
- a CDS encoding ABC transporter ATP-binding protein codes for MSELLPTAGPAQTWAAVRKLLRPRRGLAVATIAVLLTGTAVGLATAPLLGDIVDLVVTRQPSTAITRPVVLLALVAVAQGIATAIGAALISRLGEGMLAELRERFIDRALNLPLEQVERAGSGDLTARVTGDVTKIAEAVRQALPLLARSSLTIVLTLGALAVLDWRFALAVLAAAPVQILTVRWYGRNAKTMYGAERVAIGAQQQQLLETIGGSSTVRAFGLTDEHVRRVTYRSTTAVGLTMRCIRLLGGFFSRLNLAEYVGLSALLITGFFLVGNGTATIGTATAAALYFHSLFNPINAALSLADDAQSAAASLARLVGVADRPATPEDTGEVPSDTTVEVAGLGHAYETGHDVLTDIELHLAPGERVALVGASGAGKTTLAKLIAGVHRPSRGTITFGGTDIDDLGPATTRRTIALITQEVHVFAGTLADDLRLAKPTATGHDLHAALDRVGALPWARALPDGLETVVGEGGHRLTTAQAQQLALARLVLADPPIAVLDEATADAGSAGARVLEAAATAALTGRSGLLVAHRLTQAANADRVVVLDHGRVVETGTHAELVAAGGRYAELWAAWSDQR; via the coding sequence ATGAGCGAACTCCTCCCCACCGCGGGCCCGGCCCAGACCTGGGCGGCGGTGCGGAAGCTGCTGCGGCCACGGCGAGGGCTGGCCGTGGCGACGATCGCCGTGCTGCTCACGGGCACCGCCGTCGGACTGGCCACCGCTCCCCTGCTCGGCGACATCGTCGACCTCGTGGTGACCAGGCAGCCGTCGACCGCGATCACCCGGCCGGTCGTGCTGCTCGCGCTCGTCGCGGTGGCGCAGGGGATCGCCACCGCTATCGGCGCGGCGCTGATCTCCCGGCTGGGCGAGGGAATGCTGGCGGAACTGCGCGAGCGGTTCATCGACCGCGCGCTGAACCTGCCGTTGGAGCAGGTCGAGCGGGCCGGGTCGGGCGACCTGACCGCGCGGGTCACCGGTGACGTCACCAAGATCGCCGAAGCGGTGCGGCAGGCGTTGCCGCTGCTGGCCCGGTCGTCGCTGACCATCGTGCTGACGCTGGGCGCGCTGGCCGTGCTCGACTGGCGGTTCGCGCTCGCGGTGCTCGCCGCCGCGCCCGTGCAGATCCTGACCGTGCGGTGGTACGGGCGCAACGCGAAGACCATGTACGGCGCCGAACGCGTCGCGATCGGGGCGCAGCAACAACAGCTGCTGGAGACCATCGGCGGTTCGTCGACCGTGCGGGCGTTCGGCCTGACCGACGAGCACGTGCGCCGGGTCACCTACCGGTCGACCACGGCCGTGGGCTTGACGATGCGGTGCATCCGGCTGCTCGGCGGGTTCTTCAGCAGGCTCAACCTGGCCGAGTACGTCGGCCTGAGCGCGTTGCTGATCACCGGGTTCTTCCTGGTGGGCAACGGGACCGCGACCATCGGCACGGCCACCGCCGCCGCGCTGTACTTCCACAGCCTGTTCAACCCGATCAACGCGGCCCTGTCGCTGGCCGACGACGCCCAGTCCGCCGCCGCCAGCCTCGCCCGGCTGGTCGGTGTCGCGGACCGCCCCGCCACCCCCGAGGACACCGGCGAGGTCCCCTCCGACACCACCGTCGAGGTCGCCGGCCTCGGCCACGCCTACGAGACCGGCCACGACGTGCTGACCGACATCGAACTCCACCTGGCCCCCGGCGAACGGGTGGCGCTGGTCGGCGCGTCCGGCGCGGGCAAGACCACGCTGGCCAAGCTCATCGCGGGCGTGCACCGGCCCAGTCGCGGCACGATCACGTTCGGCGGCACCGACATCGACGACCTCGGCCCCGCCACCACCCGGCGGACCATCGCGCTCATCACCCAGGAGGTCCACGTCTTCGCGGGCACCCTCGCCGACGACCTCCGACTCGCCAAGCCGACCGCCACCGGCCACGACCTGCACGCCGCCCTGGACCGCGTCGGCGCCCTGCCGTGGGCCCGCGCACTGCCCGACGGCCTGGAAACCGTGGTCGGCGAAGGCGGCCACCGCCTCACCACCGCCCAGGCCCAACAACTGGCCCTCGCCAGGCTGGTGCTGGCCGACCCGCCGATCGCCGTGCTCGACGAGGCCACCGCAGACGCCGGCAGCGCGGGCGCCCGCGTCCTGGAGGCCGCCGCCACGGCTGCCCTCACCGGCCGCAGCGGCCTCCTCGTCGCCCACCGCCTCACCCAGGCCGCCAACGCCGACCGCGTCGTCGTCCTCGACCACGGCCGCGTCGTGGAAACCGGCACGCACGCCGAACTCGTGGCGGCAGGCGGCCGTTACGCCGAACTGTGGGCAGCGTGGTCCGACCAGCGCTAG
- a CDS encoding ABC transporter ATP-binding protein, whose translation MRAGDPTGRDVLKSAVKGQWRNVTAASIAGAGHQAGEALVPVIIGVVIDRAVSTGVTAELLWWLVALGVVFAVLSFSFRIGLHTGELASERIAHALRVQVTTRVLDHRGGAATGRLAGELVTIATSDATRVGHVGRALPTAVAAGTGLLVGAVALLRVSVVLGLVVLIATPLLLGLAHVLGKPLERRSEAEQERAEHASGIAADLVAGLRSLKGFGAERAAVDRYRGTSQGSMLAAVRSARAQAWLDGSMLAVTGLLLALIALVGGTLAADGSITVGELVAAVGLAQFLLWPLNVISWVNGAFAMGRASAARIAEVLNAPADLAAGTDAVSTPVAGAVRLRGLTHGTLRGLDLDVAAGELLGVVAADPADATALLRCLAREVDPSSGSVELDGVPLSTLDPSGVRAAILVAAHEADLFSDSVVDNIRAVSARPEEVERAMTAAAVHDVVEALPQGADTVVAERGRSLSGGQRQRVALARALAAAPPVLVVHDPTTAIDAVTEMTLAQGIREMRRGRTTIVVTTSPALLATADRIVVLTGGVLTAEGSHADLVRDDDYRATVLA comes from the coding sequence GTGCGCGCCGGAGATCCGACGGGTCGCGATGTCCTGAAGTCAGCCGTCAAGGGCCAGTGGCGCAACGTGACGGCGGCGTCGATAGCCGGTGCGGGCCACCAGGCGGGTGAGGCGCTGGTACCGGTGATCATCGGTGTGGTGATCGACCGCGCGGTGTCGACCGGCGTGACGGCGGAACTGCTGTGGTGGCTGGTCGCGCTCGGCGTGGTGTTCGCGGTGCTGTCGTTCAGCTTCCGGATCGGCCTCCACACCGGTGAGCTGGCGTCCGAGCGGATCGCGCACGCGCTGCGGGTCCAGGTGACCACCCGCGTGCTCGACCACCGCGGCGGCGCCGCGACCGGCAGGCTCGCGGGCGAACTGGTCACCATCGCGACCAGCGACGCGACGCGGGTCGGCCACGTGGGCCGCGCGCTGCCCACGGCGGTCGCGGCGGGCACGGGCCTGCTGGTCGGCGCGGTCGCGCTGCTGCGGGTGTCCGTGGTGCTCGGGCTCGTGGTGCTGATCGCCACACCGCTGCTGCTCGGGCTCGCGCACGTGCTCGGCAAGCCGCTGGAGCGGCGCAGCGAGGCCGAGCAGGAGCGGGCCGAGCACGCGTCCGGCATCGCCGCCGACCTGGTCGCGGGACTGCGGTCGCTCAAGGGTTTCGGCGCCGAGCGCGCGGCCGTCGACCGGTACCGCGGCACCAGCCAGGGCTCGATGCTCGCGGCCGTCCGATCGGCACGGGCGCAGGCGTGGCTCGACGGGTCGATGCTCGCGGTGACCGGGCTGCTGCTGGCGCTGATCGCGCTGGTCGGCGGCACGCTCGCGGCCGACGGGTCGATCACGGTCGGCGAACTGGTCGCCGCCGTCGGGCTGGCGCAGTTCCTGCTGTGGCCGCTGAACGTGATCTCGTGGGTCAACGGCGCGTTCGCGATGGGCCGCGCGTCGGCCGCGCGGATCGCCGAGGTGCTGAACGCCCCCGCCGACCTGGCCGCGGGCACCGACGCCGTGTCGACGCCGGTCGCGGGCGCGGTCCGGCTGCGCGGGCTGACGCACGGCACGCTGCGCGGGCTCGACCTCGACGTGGCGGCGGGCGAACTGCTCGGCGTCGTGGCGGCGGATCCGGCGGACGCGACCGCGTTGTTGCGCTGCCTGGCGCGCGAGGTCGATCCGTCGTCGGGTTCGGTGGAGCTGGACGGCGTCCCACTGTCCACACTGGACCCCAGCGGTGTGCGGGCCGCGATCCTGGTGGCCGCGCACGAGGCGGACCTGTTCTCCGACAGCGTGGTGGACAACATCCGCGCGGTGTCGGCCCGGCCCGAGGAGGTCGAGCGGGCCATGACGGCCGCCGCGGTGCACGACGTCGTCGAGGCGCTGCCGCAGGGAGCGGACACCGTCGTCGCCGAGCGCGGCCGGTCGCTCTCCGGTGGGCAGCGCCAACGGGTCGCGCTGGCCCGCGCGCTGGCCGCCGCACCGCCGGTGCTGGTGGTGCACGACCCCACGACGGCGATCGACGCGGTGACGGAAATGACCCTGGCACAGGGTATCCGCGAGATGCGGCGGGGCAGGACGACGATCGTGGTGACCACCAGCCCGGCGCTGCTGGCCACGGCCGACCGGATCGTGGTGCTGACCGGTGGCGTGCTGACCGCCGAGGGCTCGCACGCCGACCTCGTGCGCGACGACGACTACCGGGCGACGGTGCTGGCATGA
- a CDS encoding endo-beta-N-acetylglucosaminidase, which yields MSTRRQFMKLGLTAAATPLLPPGFAEASPRIGAAAGIQPFASYWHPNTLLAWDPATDPDARFNRSTVPLAPQVVPARPANAHARPGEAKVQSLVAYAPTSANPAQGAPDMNYYATNYWQYMDTLVFWGGSASEGLILAPNPTVTDAAHRNGVRVIGNVFLPPTAYGGRIQWVRDFAQRSGDRFPVADKMIEVARHHGFDGWFVNQETAGGDAALASDMRDLVAQLEASGLHIIWYDAMTRTGSVSWQNALTASNQMFIQDGATRVSDDMFLNFWWSGTGLADSAALARSLGRDPYELYSGVDVESSGYNTSVGWSSVFPENQPHVTSLGFYRPEWTFKSSAGPADFYARDNRFWVGPNGDPADTASTASWKGVAHYVTELSPITSLPFVTNFNTGHGKLFAVDGQTLNTGPWNNLSLQDVLPTWRWSVRSTGTKVVPSLDWDTVWDGGTSLRITGTPSEDNDIRLFATGLALDGGASFELVHNTGAVGPSRLLVGLQFADAPDTTEFLDVGDSEGGWQRATFALDAHAGRELVGISLRVTAGGPFTGYVGRLGVHGTGAPAEVAAPGQVTAEQVAQTGPATAALRLSWVKSADAVRQYRVFKRNADGTRAFLGGTPNDAYFVPAVAKAADEAVTLEVIAVTDAFAVSPASEVVVP from the coding sequence GTGTCGACACGGCGTCAGTTCATGAAGTTGGGCCTCACGGCGGCGGCCACTCCCCTGCTCCCGCCCGGCTTCGCGGAAGCGTCGCCCCGGATCGGCGCGGCGGCCGGGATCCAGCCATTCGCGTCCTACTGGCACCCGAACACCCTGCTGGCCTGGGACCCGGCCACGGATCCCGACGCCAGGTTCAACCGGTCCACCGTGCCGCTCGCCCCGCAGGTGGTGCCCGCGCGTCCCGCCAACGCCCACGCCCGCCCCGGCGAGGCGAAGGTGCAGTCGCTGGTCGCGTACGCGCCGACCAGCGCGAACCCCGCACAGGGCGCGCCGGACATGAACTACTACGCCACGAACTACTGGCAGTACATGGACACCCTGGTGTTCTGGGGCGGCTCGGCGTCCGAGGGGCTGATCCTGGCGCCGAACCCCACGGTCACCGACGCCGCGCACCGCAACGGCGTGCGGGTGATCGGCAACGTGTTCCTCCCACCGACCGCGTACGGCGGCCGGATCCAGTGGGTGCGCGACTTCGCGCAGCGCAGCGGGGACCGGTTCCCGGTGGCGGACAAGATGATCGAGGTCGCCCGGCACCACGGGTTCGACGGGTGGTTCGTCAACCAGGAGACCGCGGGCGGGGACGCCGCGCTGGCCTCGGACATGCGCGACCTCGTGGCGCAGCTGGAGGCCAGCGGCCTGCACATCATCTGGTACGACGCCATGACCCGCACCGGCAGCGTCAGCTGGCAGAACGCCCTGACCGCGAGCAACCAGATGTTCATCCAGGACGGCGCGACGCGCGTCAGCGACGACATGTTCCTCAACTTCTGGTGGAGCGGCACGGGTCTGGCGGACTCCGCCGCGCTCGCGCGCTCCCTGGGCCGCGACCCGTACGAGCTGTACTCCGGGGTCGACGTCGAGTCCAGCGGCTACAACACCTCCGTCGGCTGGTCGTCGGTGTTCCCGGAGAACCAGCCGCACGTCACCTCGCTCGGCTTCTACCGTCCGGAGTGGACGTTCAAGAGCTCAGCGGGCCCCGCCGACTTCTACGCGCGCGACAACAGGTTCTGGGTCGGCCCCAACGGCGACCCGGCGGACACCGCGTCCACGGCGAGCTGGAAGGGCGTCGCGCACTACGTCACCGAGCTGTCGCCGATCACCTCGCTGCCGTTCGTGACGAACTTCAACACCGGCCACGGGAAGCTGTTCGCGGTCGACGGGCAGACCCTGAACACGGGGCCGTGGAACAACCTGAGCCTCCAGGACGTGCTGCCGACGTGGCGCTGGAGCGTGCGGTCGACCGGCACGAAGGTGGTGCCGAGCCTGGACTGGGACACGGTGTGGGACGGCGGGACGTCGCTCAGGATCACCGGAACCCCCAGCGAGGACAACGACATCCGGCTGTTCGCCACCGGCCTGGCGCTCGACGGCGGCGCGAGCTTCGAGCTGGTGCACAACACCGGCGCCGTGGGCCCGTCCCGCCTGCTGGTGGGCCTCCAGTTCGCCGACGCGCCGGACACGACGGAGTTCCTGGACGTCGGCGACTCCGAGGGTGGCTGGCAACGCGCGACGTTCGCGCTCGACGCCCACGCGGGTCGTGAGCTGGTCGGGATCTCCCTGCGGGTCACGGCGGGAGGCCCGTTCACCGGCTACGTCGGCAGGCTGGGCGTGCACGGCACCGGCGCACCGGCTGAAGTCGCCGCGCCCGGCCAGGTCACCGCGGAGCAGGTGGCCCAGACCGGCCCGGCCACGGCCGCGCTCCGCCTCAGCTGGGTGAAGTCGGCCGACGCGGTCCGCCAGTACCGGGTGTTCAAGCGGAACGCCGACGGGACGCGCGCGTTCCTCGGCGGCACCCCGAACGACGCCTACTTCGTGCCCGCCGTGGCCAAGGCGGCGGACGAGGCGGTGACGCTGGAAGTGATCGCGGTCACCGACGCGTTCGCGGTGTCACCGGCGAGTGAGGTCGTGGTCCCGTAA
- a CDS encoding helicase, whose amino-acid sequence MEELLAERERVAFLYRKLDGQRAVALRALEEALGDTTAQRWQREVDVRTLSDQLSRLRVADDGLCFGRTDHVDGARTYIGRIGLFDEADEYEPLLTDWRAPAARPFYVATAAVPEGLTRRRHFHTRGRRLQDFHDDELRLDGVALTAALDAPREEVMRDIVATIQVEQDEIIRLDHPGVLVVEGGPGTGKTAVALHRVAYLLYTQRERLAKRGVLIVGPNSGFLRYIGNVLPSLGETDVVFASPGDLMPRLRTVREDVPAVQRRKGSLDILDVLVAAVAQRQEVPDVPIPIELEHCVVHLDAAIADAARTRARQAGLLHNHTRAVFHEALVDLVLDVALAEIDEPWDGVAVDVRREVYANRELRAAVDVLWPALTPRRFLAEFYESADRCAELGVPEFHREVGRAWTVSDVPLLDEAAELLGEHALKPKEEKAGEEYAQGVLEILDTDPTMDPDLLRAVDLIDAEHLAERHVERDHRYLAERAAADREWTYGHVVVDEAQELSEMDWRLLFRRCPSKSMTIVGDLSQRQSAAGARTWAAMLDRYAGDRWAYRELTLNYRTPAEIMDVAAVVLAEVNPAASLPKSVRHNGIPPWATLVTDLAAAVAAELAVTREGTIAVIAPDGIDLPGPVITPREAKGLEFDTVLVVEPHLMTPGELYVALTRATQRLGVLHTTPLPPSLQTLT is encoded by the coding sequence ATGGAGGAATTGCTCGCGGAGCGTGAACGCGTCGCATTCCTGTACCGCAAGCTCGACGGGCAGCGAGCCGTCGCCCTGCGCGCGCTGGAGGAGGCCCTTGGCGACACGACCGCCCAGCGCTGGCAGCGCGAGGTGGACGTGCGAACGCTGTCCGACCAGCTCAGCAGGCTGCGCGTCGCCGACGACGGGTTGTGCTTCGGCCGCACCGACCACGTGGACGGCGCCCGCACCTACATCGGCAGGATCGGGCTGTTCGACGAGGCCGACGAGTACGAGCCGCTGCTCACGGACTGGCGCGCGCCCGCCGCCCGCCCGTTCTACGTGGCGACGGCCGCCGTTCCGGAGGGGCTGACCCGCAGGCGCCACTTCCACACCCGCGGCAGGCGGTTGCAGGACTTCCACGACGACGAACTGCGCCTGGACGGCGTCGCGCTCACGGCCGCGCTGGACGCGCCGCGCGAGGAGGTCATGCGCGACATCGTCGCCACGATCCAGGTCGAGCAGGACGAGATCATCCGCCTCGACCACCCCGGCGTCCTGGTGGTTGAGGGCGGGCCGGGCACCGGCAAGACCGCCGTCGCGCTGCACCGGGTCGCCTACCTGCTCTACACCCAGCGCGAACGCCTGGCCAAGCGCGGCGTGCTGATCGTCGGCCCGAACTCCGGCTTCCTGCGCTACATCGGCAACGTCCTGCCGTCGCTGGGGGAGACCGACGTCGTCTTCGCCTCGCCGGGCGACCTCATGCCCAGGCTGCGCACCGTCCGCGAGGACGTGCCCGCCGTCCAGCGGCGCAAGGGGAGCCTCGACATCCTCGACGTGCTGGTCGCGGCCGTCGCCCAGCGCCAGGAAGTGCCCGACGTGCCCATCCCGATCGAGCTGGAGCACTGCGTCGTCCACCTCGACGCGGCGATCGCCGACGCCGCCCGCACCCGCGCCCGGCAGGCGGGCCTGCTGCACAACCACACCCGCGCCGTCTTCCACGAGGCGCTGGTGGACCTCGTGCTGGACGTGGCGCTGGCCGAGATCGACGAGCCGTGGGACGGCGTCGCGGTCGACGTCCGCCGGGAGGTCTACGCCAACCGCGAGCTGCGCGCCGCCGTGGACGTCCTCTGGCCCGCCCTCACCCCGCGCAGGTTCCTGGCCGAGTTCTACGAGTCCGCGGACCGCTGCGCCGAACTGGGCGTCCCGGAGTTCCACCGCGAGGTGGGCCGCGCCTGGACCGTCTCCGACGTCCCGCTGCTGGACGAGGCGGCGGAGCTGCTCGGCGAGCACGCCCTGAAGCCCAAGGAGGAGAAGGCGGGCGAGGAGTACGCGCAGGGCGTCCTGGAGATCCTGGACACCGACCCGACCATGGACCCGGACCTGCTGCGGGCCGTCGACCTGATCGACGCCGAGCACTTGGCCGAGCGCCACGTCGAACGCGACCACCGCTACCTCGCCGAACGCGCCGCGGCCGACCGCGAGTGGACCTACGGCCACGTGGTCGTCGACGAGGCGCAGGAACTGTCCGAAATGGACTGGCGCCTGCTGTTCCGCCGCTGTCCCAGCAAGTCCATGACCATCGTCGGCGACCTGTCCCAGCGCCAGTCCGCGGCGGGGGCCCGCACCTGGGCGGCGATGCTGGACCGCTACGCGGGCGACCGCTGGGCCTACCGCGAGCTGACCCTCAACTACCGCACCCCGGCCGAGATCATGGACGTCGCCGCGGTGGTGCTGGCCGAGGTGAACCCCGCCGCGAGCCTCCCGAAGTCCGTGCGCCACAACGGCATCCCGCCGTGGGCGACCCTGGTCACCGATCTGGCGGCCGCGGTGGCGGCGGAGCTGGCGGTCACCCGCGAGGGCACGATCGCAGTCATCGCCCCGGACGGCATCGACCTGCCCGGCCCGGTGATCACCCCGCGCGAGGCGAAGGGCCTCGAGTTCGACACCGTCCTCGTCGTGGAGCCGCACCTCATGACACCGGGGGAGCTCTACGTCGCCCTCACCCGCGCCACCCAACGCCTGGGCGTCCTGCACACCACACCCCTACCCCCCTCCCTCCAAACCCTCACCTAA
- a CDS encoding LLM class flavin-dependent oxidoreductase, translated as MDVYLLILGDHLPDPATGVVVSEATRLQAVVEQAVVAEEAGFTGVAIGEHHFTRYIVSAPELLLATIAARTSTLRLSTGVTLLAHRDPVLVAEELATLDVLSLGRAELVVARGVSPRTDAVFGVRSRDLRARFDENLRLLLRLLEEPDVTWEGRFRPPLAGVTTTPRPLQRPHPPVWIGSGSAVSADLGAELGMPLMLPSTLRDPGTHVDVVTRYRAAMGAKGRIALPSHVFVAADAAEARRRWRPYLDGYARFADPWRGDGDVDVDLLMDGAAVCGDPGEVAERLNGLARLLDLDAHLVMVDIGGLPQPDVLTAIRLFGSAVLPLLKR; from the coding sequence ATGGATGTCTACCTGCTGATCCTCGGCGACCACCTCCCCGACCCGGCGACCGGCGTCGTCGTCAGCGAGGCGACCCGGTTGCAGGCCGTGGTCGAACAGGCCGTCGTGGCCGAGGAGGCGGGCTTCACCGGCGTCGCGATCGGCGAGCACCACTTCACCCGCTACATCGTGTCCGCGCCGGAGCTGCTGCTCGCCACGATCGCGGCCCGCACGTCGACGCTGCGGCTGTCCACGGGGGTCACCCTGCTCGCCCACCGCGACCCGGTGCTGGTCGCCGAGGAGCTGGCGACGCTGGACGTGCTGTCGCTCGGCCGGGCGGAGCTGGTCGTGGCGCGCGGGGTGTCGCCGCGCACCGACGCCGTGTTCGGGGTGCGGTCGAGGGACCTGCGGGCGCGGTTCGACGAGAACCTGCGGCTGCTGCTGCGGCTGCTGGAGGAGCCGGACGTGACGTGGGAGGGGCGGTTCCGGCCGCCGCTGGCGGGCGTGACGACGACGCCCCGGCCGTTGCAGCGGCCGCACCCGCCGGTGTGGATCGGGAGCGGGTCGGCGGTGTCGGCGGACCTGGGGGCGGAGCTGGGGATGCCGCTGATGCTGCCCAGCACGCTGCGGGATCCGGGGACGCACGTGGACGTGGTGACGCGATACCGGGCGGCCATGGGGGCGAAGGGGCGGATCGCGCTGCCGAGCCACGTGTTCGTGGCGGCGGACGCGGCGGAGGCCCGTCGGCGGTGGCGGCCGTACCTGGACGGGTACGCGCGGTTCGCCGACCCGTGGCGGGGCGACGGTGACGTCGACGTGGACCTGCTCATGGACGGCGCCGCCGTGTGCGGCGACCCCGGCGAGGTCGCCGAACGCCTCAACGGACTGGCCCGGCTGCTCGACCTCGACGCGCACCTGGTCATGGTCGACATCGGCGGCCTGCCGCAACCCGACGTCCTCACCGCCATCCGCCTCTTCGGCTCAGCCGTCCTCCCCCTCCTCAAGCGCTAA
- a CDS encoding GNAT family N-acetyltransferase: protein MTTVVDNVQLHRYEVVHDGALAGYAQYERGEGTITFTHTVIDDAFGGKGLASTLVKHVLNDARDAGIAVLPACPFVRGYIGKHPEYLGLVLEDRRAEFDL, encoded by the coding sequence ATGACAACCGTGGTGGACAACGTGCAGCTGCACCGCTACGAGGTCGTGCACGACGGCGCGCTGGCCGGTTACGCCCAGTACGAGCGCGGGGAGGGCACGATCACGTTCACCCACACCGTGATCGACGACGCGTTCGGCGGCAAGGGGCTGGCGTCCACGCTGGTCAAGCACGTCCTGAACGACGCCCGCGACGCGGGGATCGCCGTGCTCCCGGCCTGCCCGTTCGTGCGCGGCTACATCGGCAAGCACCCCGAATACCTGGGCCTGGTGCTGGAGGACCGACGAGCGGAGTTCGACCTGTAG
- a CDS encoding MBL fold metallo-hydrolase, with amino-acid sequence MTDWTEPGVFEVAPGVHRIPLPLPNDGLHTVNVYAIEDGDGVVMIDAGWALDEATDRLEASLDTLGYGFADIRRFLVTHMHRDHYTLAVALRKRFGTKIALGLGEQPSLERILGGRADAQLSNLRGWGASDLAERWRKAAVPLERKSVEAYELPDEWLTGASVVDLDKRVLTTVPTPGHTAGHVVFVDTASSLLFAGDHVLPHITPSIGFEPSRPELPLGDYLDSLRLMREHPDLRLLPAHGPVTDSVHQRVDELLRHHEERLEATVASVTGGTATAYETARRLGWTRRQRKFDELNLFNQVLATGETSAHLDVLVRDGRLASSTVDGVVHYGAVTV; translated from the coding sequence ATGACGGACTGGACTGAGCCAGGTGTCTTCGAGGTGGCGCCGGGCGTGCACCGGATCCCGCTGCCGCTGCCGAACGACGGCCTGCACACGGTGAACGTTTACGCGATCGAGGACGGCGACGGCGTCGTCATGATCGACGCGGGCTGGGCGCTGGACGAGGCCACCGACCGGCTGGAGGCCTCGCTCGACACCCTCGGGTACGGGTTCGCCGACATCCGCCGGTTCCTCGTCACGCACATGCACCGCGACCACTACACGCTGGCCGTGGCGCTGCGGAAGCGCTTCGGCACGAAGATCGCGCTGGGCCTCGGCGAGCAGCCGTCGCTGGAGCGGATCCTCGGCGGCCGGGCCGACGCCCAGCTGTCGAACCTGCGGGGCTGGGGCGCGTCCGACCTCGCCGAGCGGTGGCGGAAGGCCGCCGTGCCGCTGGAGCGCAAGTCGGTCGAGGCCTACGAGCTGCCCGACGAGTGGCTGACCGGCGCCAGCGTGGTCGACCTGGACAAGCGCGTGCTCACGACCGTGCCCACGCCCGGCCACACCGCCGGGCACGTGGTGTTCGTCGACACGGCGTCGTCGCTGCTGTTCGCGGGCGACCACGTGCTGCCGCACATCACCCCGTCGATCGGCTTCGAACCCTCGCGGCCCGAGTTGCCGCTGGGCGACTACCTGGACTCGCTGCGGCTGATGCGCGAGCACCCCGACCTGCGCCTGCTGCCCGCGCACGGCCCCGTGACCGACAGCGTCCACCAGCGCGTGGACGAGCTGCTGCGCCACCACGAGGAACGGCTGGAGGCCACCGTCGCGTCCGTGACGGGCGGCACGGCCACCGCGTACGAGACCGCGCGCAGGCTCGGCTGGACCCGCAGGCAGCGGAAGTTCGACGAGCTGAACCTGTTCAACCAGGTGCTGGCGACCGGTGAGACGTCCGCGCACCTGGACGTGCTGGTGCGCGACGGTCGACTCGCCTCGTCCACTGTGGACGGGGTCGTGCACTACGGCGCAGTCACGGTCTGA